Proteins co-encoded in one Anopheles moucheti chromosome X, idAnoMoucSN_F20_07, whole genome shotgun sequence genomic window:
- the LOC128307468 gene encoding forkhead box protein K1-like isoform X1: protein MSSATQDCIPPRGNGEMKLVKQETQQSISQTDPNDSSSGSNNSSVAQHLAGGASQGTSSTYQKPASSNNNHTANSHRSRRTSTSSPVSSPSPTLPTASAKLSNGAGKTSSSSTTVSASMGSTGTATRMVPASAPATSGEPSGLGLSGSNTANYHNFIGRLISKDNMLLISEDVIEVGRNSSKSQVDFHVGKNSFISRKHFIIQHDMNDEFTLFCLSKNGVFIDNVFHRKSGEPYKLPKLCSIRFPSTNIKIQFENLIDQANNGILVDLNEHTPVKMGTGPMGGIPLHAGSISGASMGGISQNVTGGTSSGANHNNTLGLGGSGGNQHHYHNRGGKSPSSSVIYAPLKISIPSEHSNAGTVGLLGDVSRGSGRSGTAGGGGGRGSDMHAIGGSGYPSPTGTISAANSCPTSPRQNVHEFAQYNSNHHHHQHSAANVVSNNNNNNYSEFQAPATQSLESDKPPYSYAQLIVQAISASPEKQLTLSGIYSFISKNYPYYRTGANKGWQNSIRHNLSLNRYFIKVPRSQDEPGKGSFWRIDPSSELKLIDQSYRKRRQRGSQCFRSPFGMPRSAPVSPSYTDNSREGSPINEELLMSAPGSPGQNNSGYSANNHDGSQQSSYQNQYTAYASAEHQQQEVYEEDEQLEYESDDYEPGSKRQKM from the exons aTGTCGAGCGCAACTCAGGATTGTATACCGCCGCGCGGTAACGGAGAAATGAAGTTGGTCAAGCAGGAAACACAACAATCAATCAGCCAGACCGATCCAAATGATTCTTCCTCcggaagcaacaacagcagcgttGCCCAACATTTGGCAGGTGGAGCTAGCCAGGGCACTTCGTCCACCTATCAAAAACCAGCCTCCTCAAACAACAACCATACAGCGAATTCGCATCGCTCAAGACGCACGTCAACGTCTTCACCTGTGTCTTCGCCGTCGCCGACGCTACCGACCGCTTCGGCAAAACTAAGCAACGGTGCTGGCAAGACATCTTCGTCTTCCACGACTGTCTCTGCCAGTATGGGATCAACTGGAACTGCTACTAGAATGGTTCCTGCTTCCGCTCCGGCAACTAGCGGAGAGCCTAGCGGGTTAGGTTTATCAGGTAGTAATACGGCTAATTATCACAACTTCATTGGACGACTTATCAGCAAAGACAACATGCTGCTAATAAGCGAAGACGTGATCGAAGTCGGCCGTAACTCGTCAAAGTCACAGGTGGACTTCCACGTTGGCAAGAACAGTTTCATTTCCCGAAAGCACTTCATCATCCAGCACGATATGAATGACGAGTTTACACTTTTCTGTTTGAGCAAGAATGGTGTGTTCATCGACAATGTATTTCATCGAAAGAGTGGTGAACCGTACAAATTACCAAAATT ATGCAGCATCCGTTTTCCAAGTACAAATATTAAGATCCAGTTTGAAAACTTAATTGATCAGGCCAACAATGGCATACTTGTCGACCTGAACGAACACACGCCGGTTAAAATGGGAACCGGACCGATGGGAGGCATTCCGTTGCACGCTGGTTCCATATCCGGTGCATCGATGGGTGGCATTTCACAGAACGTCACCGGTGGCACAAGCAGTGGTGCCAATCACAACAATACTTTGGGTCTTGGTGGAAGCGGTGGCAATCAGCACCATTACCACAATCGTGGTGGCAAATCACCATCTTCTAGTGTGATTTATGCGCCGCTAAAAATTTCAATTCCCTCCGAGCATAGTAATGCTGGTACTGTTGGTTTGCTCGGTGATGTATCGCGTGGGTCCGGTCGAAGTGGTACTGCCGGAGGTGGTGGAGGAAGAGGAAGCGATATGCATGCTATAGGTGGTAGTGGTTACCCGTCTCCAACGGGTACCATTAGTGCTGCTAACAGTTGCCCAACTAGTCCGCGACAAAACGTGCACGAATTTGCCCAGTACAACAgtaaccaccatcatcatcagcacagCGCCGCTAACGTAGTCagcaacaataataacaataattattcG GAATTTCAAGCCCCGGCTACTCAATCATTGGAAAGTGATAAGCCACCATACAGCTATGCGCAGTTGATCGTTCAAGCCATCTCGGCATCACCAGAAAAACAGCTAACGCTATCGGGGATTTATTCGTTCATTTCGAAAAATTATCCATACTATCGTACCGGAGCGAACAAAGGATGGCAGAATTCTATTCGGCACAATTTGAGCTTGAATCG ATACTTTATTAAAGTACCGCGATCACAAGATGAACCAGGTAAAGGTAGCTTTTGGAGGATAGATCCTTCAAGCGAACTGAAGCTCATCGATCAAAGCTACAGAAAACGACGCCAACGTGGTTCGCAGTGCTTCCGATCGCCATTCGGCATGCCTCGTTCGGCACCGGTTTCGCCAAGCTATACCGACAACTCGCGTGAAGGTTCACCAATTAACGAGGAATTACTAATGTCGGCCCCTGGTTCTCCTGGACAAAATAATAGTGGGTACTCCGCGAATAATCATGATG GTTCTCAACAGTCTTCGTACCAGAACCAGTACACGGCATACGCAAGCGCTGAGCATCAACAACAAGAAGTTTATGAAGAAGATGAGCAGCTCGAATACGAAAGTGATGATTATGAACCGGGCAGCAAGCGTCAAAAGATGTAA
- the LOC128307468 gene encoding forkhead box protein K2-like isoform X2, with translation MSSATQDCIPPRGNGEMKLVKQETQQSISQTDPNDSSSGSNNSSVAQHLAGGASQGTSSTYQKPASSNNNHTANSHRSRRTSTSSPVSSPSPTLPTASAKLSNGAGKTSSSSTTVSASMGSTGTATRMVPASAPATSGEPSGLGLSGSNTANYHNFIGRLISKDNMLLISEDVIEVGRNSSKSQVDFHVGKNSFISRKHFIIQHDMNDEFTLFCLSKNGVFIDNVFHRKSGEPYKLPKLCSIRFPSTNIKIQFENLIDQANNGILVDLNEHTPVKMGTGPMGGIPLHAGSISGASMGGISQNVTGGTSSGANHNNTLGLGGSGGNQHHYHNRGGKSPSSSVIYAPLKISIPSEHSNAGTVGLLGDVSRGSGRSGTAGGGGGRGSDMHAIGGSGYPSPTGTISAANSCPTSPRQNVHEFAQYNSNHHHHQHSAANVVSNNNNNNYSEFQAPATQSLESDKPPYSYAQLIVQAISASPEKQLTLSGIYSFISKNYPYYRTGANKGWQNSIRHNLSLNRYFIKVPRSQDEPGKGSFWRIDPSSELKLIDQSYRKRRQRGSQCFRSPFGMPRSAPVSPSYTDNSREGSPINEELLMSAPGSPGQNNSSQQSSYQNQYTAYASAEHQQQEVYEEDEQLEYESDDYEPGSKRQKM, from the exons aTGTCGAGCGCAACTCAGGATTGTATACCGCCGCGCGGTAACGGAGAAATGAAGTTGGTCAAGCAGGAAACACAACAATCAATCAGCCAGACCGATCCAAATGATTCTTCCTCcggaagcaacaacagcagcgttGCCCAACATTTGGCAGGTGGAGCTAGCCAGGGCACTTCGTCCACCTATCAAAAACCAGCCTCCTCAAACAACAACCATACAGCGAATTCGCATCGCTCAAGACGCACGTCAACGTCTTCACCTGTGTCTTCGCCGTCGCCGACGCTACCGACCGCTTCGGCAAAACTAAGCAACGGTGCTGGCAAGACATCTTCGTCTTCCACGACTGTCTCTGCCAGTATGGGATCAACTGGAACTGCTACTAGAATGGTTCCTGCTTCCGCTCCGGCAACTAGCGGAGAGCCTAGCGGGTTAGGTTTATCAGGTAGTAATACGGCTAATTATCACAACTTCATTGGACGACTTATCAGCAAAGACAACATGCTGCTAATAAGCGAAGACGTGATCGAAGTCGGCCGTAACTCGTCAAAGTCACAGGTGGACTTCCACGTTGGCAAGAACAGTTTCATTTCCCGAAAGCACTTCATCATCCAGCACGATATGAATGACGAGTTTACACTTTTCTGTTTGAGCAAGAATGGTGTGTTCATCGACAATGTATTTCATCGAAAGAGTGGTGAACCGTACAAATTACCAAAATT ATGCAGCATCCGTTTTCCAAGTACAAATATTAAGATCCAGTTTGAAAACTTAATTGATCAGGCCAACAATGGCATACTTGTCGACCTGAACGAACACACGCCGGTTAAAATGGGAACCGGACCGATGGGAGGCATTCCGTTGCACGCTGGTTCCATATCCGGTGCATCGATGGGTGGCATTTCACAGAACGTCACCGGTGGCACAAGCAGTGGTGCCAATCACAACAATACTTTGGGTCTTGGTGGAAGCGGTGGCAATCAGCACCATTACCACAATCGTGGTGGCAAATCACCATCTTCTAGTGTGATTTATGCGCCGCTAAAAATTTCAATTCCCTCCGAGCATAGTAATGCTGGTACTGTTGGTTTGCTCGGTGATGTATCGCGTGGGTCCGGTCGAAGTGGTACTGCCGGAGGTGGTGGAGGAAGAGGAAGCGATATGCATGCTATAGGTGGTAGTGGTTACCCGTCTCCAACGGGTACCATTAGTGCTGCTAACAGTTGCCCAACTAGTCCGCGACAAAACGTGCACGAATTTGCCCAGTACAACAgtaaccaccatcatcatcagcacagCGCCGCTAACGTAGTCagcaacaataataacaataattattcG GAATTTCAAGCCCCGGCTACTCAATCATTGGAAAGTGATAAGCCACCATACAGCTATGCGCAGTTGATCGTTCAAGCCATCTCGGCATCACCAGAAAAACAGCTAACGCTATCGGGGATTTATTCGTTCATTTCGAAAAATTATCCATACTATCGTACCGGAGCGAACAAAGGATGGCAGAATTCTATTCGGCACAATTTGAGCTTGAATCG ATACTTTATTAAAGTACCGCGATCACAAGATGAACCAGGTAAAGGTAGCTTTTGGAGGATAGATCCTTCAAGCGAACTGAAGCTCATCGATCAAAGCTACAGAAAACGACGCCAACGTGGTTCGCAGTGCTTCCGATCGCCATTCGGCATGCCTCGTTCGGCACCGGTTTCGCCAAGCTATACCGACAACTCGCGTGAAGGTTCACCAATTAACGAGGAATTACTAATGTCGGCCCCTGGTTCTCCTGGACAAAATAATA GTTCTCAACAGTCTTCGTACCAGAACCAGTACACGGCATACGCAAGCGCTGAGCATCAACAACAAGAAGTTTATGAAGAAGATGAGCAGCTCGAATACGAAAGTGATGATTATGAACCGGGCAGCAAGCGTCAAAAGATGTAA